Part of the Canis lupus dingo isolate Sandy chromosome 14, ASM325472v2, whole genome shotgun sequence genome, tcacttgccatcagggaaatacaaatcaaaaccacaatgagataccacctcacaccagtgagaatggggaaaattaacagggcagggaaccacaaatgttggagaggatgcggagaaaggggaaccctcttgcactgttggtgggaatgtgaactggtgcagccactctggaaaactgtgtggaggttcctcagagttaaaaatagacctgccctacgacccagcaattgcactgctggggatttaccccaaagatacagatgcaatgaaacgccgggacacctgcaccccgatgtttatagcagcaatgtccacaatagccaaactgtggaaggagcctcggtgtccatcgaaagatgaatggataaagatgtggtttatgtatacaatggaatattactcagccattagaaacgacaaatacccaccatttgctttgacgtggatggaacgggagggtattatgctgagtgaaataagtcaattggagaaggacaaacattacatggtctcattcatttggagaatataaaaaaaatagtgacagggaataaaggggaaaggagaaaaagtgagtgggaaatatcagaaagggagacagaacatgagagactcctaactctgggaaacgaactaggggtgggggaaggggaggtgggcggggaggggggtgactgggtgacaggcactgaggggggcacttgatgggatgagcaccgggtgttattctatatgttggcaaactgaacaccaataaaaaataaatttacaaaaaaaaaagaaaacccacagtcTCAGAGCTCTAGTACCATTAATGTTAACCACGgctctcttctatttcttgagAATCAATCATTTACGGAGCCTCCTGCCACAGACACGGAGCCAACTTCCTTCATGGCAAGGTGATACAACAATACAGGAGCAGCTAGGTTTTTACCTGCCCCATTAACGGGCACCAACTCTAAACTCTGTGAGGACAGGAAAAGGAGCCACAATGAATGGCCAAACCTGCAAATGGGAAGAACCTAGTTTCTCCCTCCAGACTCTGAAGGCACTTAAAACGCCCCATTCCTAAAACTGAAAGGCAAGGAGCAATCACTGCCCTTTCCCACAAGGCAAATCACGAGGCCCTCGGACGCCACCGACAGGCCCTTATTGCCTCCCTCAAAGATTAAGCTGAGGGTCCTAACTCTGAGCAGCTCCTCTGCTCAAACTGAGGTAAAGGAGTCTCTCCAGCCTATAGCTTagatggggggaagggagggttcTTCCTGGAGTGTGGCCCTGGGAACAcgagcaccaccagcaccaccatcagCAGCATCACTGCTCAGCTGCTCCAGACATACCAGGTCAGGACCTCAGTGTGGCCTTAGACAAAGCATAATATGTTCACTGTGCTCAGAAAATACCCCACTAATTGTCTTCCTCCTCCTGAAGCTGTAAAACTCTTCTGCAAATTTGGCTGCTGAGACGGTGAAGTTCTCCAGGGCAAACTTCTCGGGTGGCCGTGCGCTGCGGGTCGGGTTTGTGCGTCGCGTGATCTGTCCCTCTGAGAAGGCCCGCCTCGCTGTTCTCTTCTTCTGAAAGTCAGAGCACAGACATACGCAACTGGGTGCTTCCTGGAACAAAAGCCATCTGGCGACAGATTACGTCCAGCAGCCTCGGGATAAAGAATTATAAAGGCATTCTACTTACAGAAGCTGAGTTCGGGGTTCGTACCGGGAAGAAATCTGGCATTGAGTTCAGTTCTGCCAGTAACTGGGCGAGCTGCAGTTCAGAACAGAAGAAGGACCGACATCAATATGCCTCATTCATCTAACACCTCGTAACACGTCTTCAGTTTTGCCAACATGAGAAACTTGACTAAAGTAGTTCATGTAAGATCGCaacagctgttttatttttaacctcatCTGTAAAGATTGTTATCTCCAGGGGTGAGAGGCTACTATCATCATTCATGGGAATAAAATCTATGCACGTTCCTTACATATAAAGATCGTATCATAAGATGAATGGGTCCTTGGAATGATGAGGCTGGCTGCATGAGGCTGGAATTCTGACGGGGCCATTAATTAGCAGTGTGACCCCAAAACAGATCATGGTGCACACCGAGATCAAGTTTCATCATGTTCAAAACAAAAGGTTCAACTAGATTGTTCTGACAGTTATTTAGAGCTCCAAAGAAACTGTTTATGTTGATTCATTTctcattaacaaaaataatttatggaaatgTTCCCAAATAAACACCTAAGAATACCAACTAACAGGCATTAATACGccaatgaagattttttttttaagattttatttattcatgagagaaagagagagagagagaaagagagagagagagagagaggcagagggagaagcaggcttcatccagggggcccgacgtgggacttgatccccggtctccgggaccacaccctgggctgaaggcggcgctaaactgctgagcgacccgggctgccccaatgaggattctttttaattttagagttaTACAGACGTGTAAGTGTCACTCAAAACTCATgaacatagttattttaaagatgcCGACACAGTGCTAAAAATTTCCCTTTGCTAATAACCATAAATATGCCTTAGGGTGAATTTTCACTCAAAAGTGAAGCTTTTTATGTTCTTATTAGACATAGaagaatacacacacactatcatattgtgctttttaaaaagaaagtattaaaaatctACCAAAATGCTAACAGTGACTGAGTGGTAGAATTAATTCTGCATATGCAAAATTAGGAAGCAAATATGTTActgaacaaatacagaaaaaccaAATACACATGACAAAGGTTTCCCCTTTACTGCCATTCATCCTAGCAAAGATGGGTTACTGTGGCTGAAAACCACTCAGTTTAGTACCTAGGCCTCTCTCATTCTCCCGTATGACGTCCTGAAGCCCCAGCACACACTGCGGTTCTTAAGTGGCTTCTCGACTCCCTGTGTACACTTGGCTCCTCCCTGCTGGGAACCGGCCAGCGGTCCCGGCCACCACCACTATTTAGAACTTCTCTTCATAGCAAACGGTAAGCAGCATGAGTTCACGGCACCAGGAAGCGGAGCTAAAAGTGGTCCTGGGGAGTCGCTTTCTGATCCCGAACCAGAGCCGACCAGCTAATAACTGGTTGGGGTCCAGAACACAGAAAAGGACACCCGATGCCCAGAGCACATTTCCCGAAAGATGCGAGGGCAGCCGCTCTGGGGGCGGTTCTGTGAGCCTCAGGAGCCACTGCTCAGTGCCCGCACCCAGCGCCCAGACTGCCCGCCCACGGCCTTACCATGGCTTTGTTCTCCTTGATGTTCATGGTCCTTTTCAGCAGAGCATCCGAGCCCTCCTGAGCCTCATCCCTGGAGTCGTCCTCAGACTCTGAGACCGaatcttccctttccttcccctttctgcagcttctctttcttccaagaATTGCTTTTTTATTGTCCTGTAAGCGTGTGCTAGAAAACAGTGGCTCCGAGGAACTGTCATCTGACTTTTTCGTCAGTTTCTTGGTGGGGAACTGAAAGGCGACTCGAAGACCAATGCTGCTTCTCCTCGGCCTCCTCCTTCTGGGTGTAGCCTTCTCtccttcatcctcttcctcttcttcactcACCAAAGACTCCTTACCAGCATCACTCAAATCTGACTCCACGAGctaacaaaaggagagaaaaggagaaagactaGAAACAATGTTTCCTAACAGACCTTCAAAAACACCTTACTTAAAAgcactctgggggcacctgggtggctcggtggttgagcacctgcctttggctcaggtcgtgatcccagggtcctgggctcgaatcccgccatcaggctcccccaaaaataataaatcttttttttttaaagcactctgACATTATtgtagagaaaaaatgagaagaaagctCCTCTTTCCTATTCTGAGTTCCCACCGAACTCTTCAGTTAGGCGCTCGGGTGTCTGCGGGTGAATCCGGTCCAAGAGCCGCTGCCTCCCGCGGCCCGGTGCCCCGGCCACGACCACCGGCGGCGGCTCCTAGGAGCGCGGGCTGGACGCGGGGCGCCGACAAAGCAGGGCTCCCCCGTGGGCCGGCCACGTATTATGGGGAAGAGCCAAAGAAAAGGGAATGCATGGCCTTAGAGTTATCTTCAAATACAAATGGAGtgctgagggggaaaaaaatactgaCCATACTGCCCCGAAGAACAGGAAGAGGATTCAtgggcaggagggacaggagggacagGAGAGCCGACTTCACCTCAGTGAAGTGACAGGAGAGCAAGCAGAGGACTGGCCATCGGCGTCAGTGGGGGAAACTCCTCCCAGGACATGCTGGGTCCTCACTCCCAGGGATATCCCTTCTCTTTTCTGCAACCCGCAGAGCCGCGGGGTGAAATCAAGGCCGACAGCTCTTGGGCTGTTGTGAAGCACCTGTTCAGGCAGCCCAGGAAATTCTTGCCCTGAATTTTCTAATTCTGCTTGGTACAGGTTGCTGGCACTAAAACGGAACCCAGCCTTACACGTGAGACACAGAACATAAGGCAATGGCAGGGTGGGGACATTACCCAGGTGATGAGGGGGTGACATCTCAGATGTGAGGGGACGCTTAGcaatggcagagctgggcttgAACATTGAGATCAAGGCCACCTCCTGCGCATCTTTCCTTTACTACATGCTGGGAAGTTTAGTCTGAGACCCTCTGTCAGGGATTCTGGACAACAGGGCTGCTCTGAGGAGAACAAGGAATAGCCCACGATGGGCCCAGGACTGAGGTAAAGGACTCAGCTGCCCCCTCCGTGAATTCGCCCCCCGAATTCTAGCTTGACTCAAGTTAAAAGTAAGGCAGAGGaggggcgcccggctggctcggttggtggagtgtgcaactcttaatctcagggttgtgagttcaagccccacattgggcatggaacctactttaaaagaaaaaaattcttttttataaaattttatttattcattcatgagagagacagagagagaggcagatacacaggcagagggagaagtaggctccctgcgggaagcccaatgcaagacttgatcccaggaccccgggatcacaacctgagccataggcagaggctcaaccactgagtcacccaggtgccccaagaaaatttatttttaaaaatatattgaggcacctgggtggctcagtcggttgagcatctgactcttgatctcagctcagatcctgatctcagagCCCTAAGTTCAAACCTtctgttgggctccacgctgggctgGAGCCTAcgtaagaaagaaaagaaaggaaaggaaaggaaaaaggaaaggaaaagaaaagggagaaaaacaaaacccttcatGTAACTACCAAACCTTGGTGTATATATAAATCCACAACAAGCTAAGTGGAGAAGACTATAGCGTTATTGAtttatccttttgtttgttttttagtatccTGAACTTTCTACACTGGTAGCTTTGGAATGCAAAACGATGGGACTGGAGGAATCCAATTTCAGAAAGTGTTGGAGAACTTCAGAGGAATTCTCTCtcaaattggttttatttatcttcatcATCCCCTAACCCGTATCTCTTTCCTAAGGACTCTCTGAAGGACTACAGTAGGTGAGAGCAAATATAAAGACGGGAGGCAAAGAACTCAAGGGCCGCACCACTGCTGTGGTAGCCTCATGTGTGGCTAGACCACCAGACACCAAGTGACATCCTAGTATCAGAAAAGGCAGTCTCCTCTGCCTTCACTAGGGtgagcaggaggctggggaggcaggcaATAATGCTTATTTgtccactgaattttaaaataaaatctgcaggggatccctgggtggcccagtggttgagcgcccgccttcagccccgggcgtgatcctggagacccggaatcgagtcccacgccgggctcccggtgcatggagcctgcttctccctctgcctgtggctctgcttctctatctctctctgtctctcatgaataaatgaataaaatctttaaaataaataaataaataaaatctgcaggTGGACCTGCCCAAAGATATGAGTGACAGTAGTCAGCATGTCCCAATTCATACTCTAAATatacagaacattaaaaaaaaaaattctggagtaGTCTTCACTGTGCTAGAAACACGGATCCTTTGAATACCCTGAGATCACTTAGCTAACAATCAGAAGATAAATAAGTCACTAGGAGTAGAAGATACCCATTAAGGATTTGGAAGGATTTTAGTGCTTTGCTGGCAAGGAAAACTGTGGAGCCCGGCTGGCAAGAACACATCAACGGCCTTACAAGCAGCTTCAGTAAAGAAAGCCAAAGGAGGGCTGGGGCCTGTAGGTTGGCAGAGCTCTGTGTTGCTATTCCCGGGGGGATCAACATCAAACAAGGCAGCCTACCATTAGGGCTTTCAGGCCTAAgctccccaccccgccacccTAGGAAAAGGTGAGGAACAAAGCAAACCTACTAGTTACAGCTTATTTAGATTTCCATACAAGTTCCACACCAGACGGGGTTCCTCCTTAGGAGCTTCTGAACGTGAAGAGGTTTAACCTCTATCCTTTATCCTGATATCCAAGAAGGAGATGGTGGACTGATTTGGGGGGATAAATGTGTGCTATTTTTCAGTTAGTATAAAATACTTCTATGCCTGGGGAAAACAACCCAAAGGCTGTTCTTTAAAGTTACGCGGAGATTCAAATACTAGTTGGCAGCACAGAAGCCTAAATCTATGCAGTGAAGGAAGAAATCCCCAGTCTCCCGAAAGGCAAGTGCTGAGAGCACATTTCCCTCAGGAATCTGACATGGCCAGGCCATCTTTATCATTtaaagagcttttcttttcttttcttttttctttttttttcttttctttccttccttccttccttcctttctttcctttcttccttttctctttctttctttctttcttttttaaagattttatttatttattcatgaaagacacacacagagagaggcagagacacaggcagagggagaagcaggctccatgcagggagcccaatgtgggactcgatcccggaactccaggatcacaccctgggccgaaggtggcgctaaaccgctgagccacctgggctgccctaaaaagcATTTCTGCATCCAAATCAAGAACACACAGGGAAAACTCTTTGTACCACAGCTCAGTTTGGGCCAAATTAACTCCACACTTAAGAACATGACTTTGCACACAAGAAAGGACTTGTAAGAACTTGCTACTCCTAGACAGACGGTCCTCTTTTCAGATAAaagatgtttaagaaaaaaaaaaaaaaagatgtctaagAAAGcctgaaataaattctttcaCGAGGACAATTAAGGGACACCTGAGACATGCGCCCACCCCGGGAACTCGAAGGTACCAGGGAAAGACAAGTGGACTTCCTCTAGGAGTACGAGTGGACTGGGGGACCAGGGATTAGCCTAGACTAGCATTTCTCAATCTCGGTAACCGGCTTCTAAGACACACACACGTAAGAAAAAGTCATTGGTTTGGGACGTGACTCCCTCCGAGTGAAACTACAATTCAGGAGCAGGACTGAAAACAGGAGAACCCGCACTCTCCCACGTTGAGGATTATTACCATCACTTCTGGGTTACTATTTCCATTCAGCTCATTCTGTGTAAATCCTTCAAACTCTTCCATCTCTGAGTCCGTGTCCTCTATAAAAATCCTTCGCAGCTCTTCCGTGAAGTATTTGGAACGGAAACGCACATCTTGCTGCATTAAAAACACGCAAACATCATAAAGGAAGAAGACAGAGGCTTCCGGGGGgcgagggggcagggaagggctgtTGAACGGGCAGCGTCTGTTCGAGGTGGGGGAGCACCCTGGGTGACGGGGACCCCGCGCGCGAGCTCAGCGCCACCTGGCAGCTTGCCCGCAAGAGCCTGGCGCTCGCTCGCACTTACCAGAGGCTGAAACGGTCAATTGTaggttatgtgtattttaccccagtgcacacacgcgcgcacacacacgttCCTCTACAGATTAGGGAAACAGAACTGAACAATCTGAGACGATCAACTGCACCACTTCCAAATGTCAGAACGGCCCAGGCTGAGCCAGCTACTTTGCTgccttgtggggggggggggggggggagagtggGCTCCATTTCTCCTGCCAGGGCCCCCGGGGAAGGTCGGGCACAGCACCGATCCCGATCCCGATCCCGAGCGAGGCTCCCTGCCGCGCGCTGGCCTGCCCTCCGCGCACCTGTCCAAGGCCGACTCCCCCGCGTCGGGAGCGCACCTGCCTGGCTCTCTGCGGGAAGGGGCCGGAGCCCGCCccggccctccccggcccccgggacagcctctcctgcctctcctgtgGGAGGTGCGAGGCCAGCAGCCCCCACCAGGTAGCCAGTGAGCAGGAGGAAAGACGTGCCAGgacccttaaaaaagaaagacattttcaaagGACTTTGTCTTTTGaacccagagaaggaaagaaaccgGGGCTCCGTAAATGGCACTCCGGGAAGAAAGGAGGGGACGGACAGACCTGCGGTGTGGGAAGGAGACGCACAGACCAGCCTCCTCCAAGCTGGCAACCAGGGCTGGAGTCCGTGTCCCCAGTTGCCTCTGACGCCTCTTCCTCCCACACCCGATATAGCAATGACCCCCCATCACACCACATTTGGTTGGGGAATCTTTATCTCCCCCACTGCCTCTCCCTGACTTTAATTATATACTTCTTCAAGCTCAGATCATCTCTGGAGAAAAACAGATATAATAGATGAGTGGGAAAATTTACAGGGGGATAGAGGAAGAAATGCCTATATCCAGCATTTTCTTAAGCTTAAATGTCTCCTATGAATTATTATGGGTAATTGGAGTGAGTGTGCTTGGAGCTAAATTACTTTGTCCCTTTGTTGATAGCTGTGGTGCAgctgcttggaaaaaaaaaaatacaaacagaaaagagaagtttCCTTAAAGTGAAATTCAAATTGTGTTTAAGGAAGACCAAAGTCAACGTTGTTGCATACTCCATACAAGTTTGTGCAGCTCCTCTTGGCTGCTTAACACGGACTGTGAATGtgtggggtcggggtggggaaGCAACAGGCCTGGGGTTTATTTTTGTAAGGAAGACTGGTGCACAGCTGGCTGCCGCAGAAACCCACCATGAAGCTGCTAGCTCCACCAGCAGGAAACATCTGGCTCACAGAGCCCAGAGCCGGTCTCTACAAGTGGGTTTAGAGCAATGGGGGTCTACGTGTACATTTCCTCATATACCCATTGTCCCTGCCTAGGGCCCAGAGAGAACAAGTCACCTCTTAGAGCAGCAAGTTCTAACCGTCCAgtcctctctggctctcttttccctttgaaaaGCTTCACAGGGAAATAAATGGTCAGGCTGAGAGAAATCAATATCTTTGGTGACCAGATAGAACACAAAAACAACTTAGCCACAGTCCTAAACCAAGGCCCCTGCTTTTCCTCTCCTTATTCCACAAGATATAAGAACTGAGCCTGGgcggctcaatcagttaagcgtcggACTCCTCAtgttagctcaggtcttgatctcagggttaggagttcaagccccactgcGGGCTCCACACTACATATGGAAcctccttgaaaaaaatgaaaaaaaaaaagataagcacaaAAAACCATGCTTACTGTGAGTCTTTATAAAGCAAAGTATCTATTCCACAGTCTCATTGCAATCTTGGTTACAACACTCACATAGCTCTTTGCTCTCCAGAATTTGCTATCCTTTCAAATCAATACCAGGCAGTATGTTCTGGACCTTGATCACCTATATCTATCTACCATGATCAAGAATGTAAGACATTTTCAAAGGACTTTCTGTCTTTTGAACAGAAAAGTGGTTAAAAGAGTGGTTACACTTTTTATTTGGAAGCTCATGTGACGTGAAGGAACAGACAGGAAAATGATGGTGAGCTAAAAAGAGTGAGACAAGCATCCCACCTCAATTCCACCCCATGGGTACTCATTTACCAGTGGGAGCTGAGCATATGGAACATGGGGAAAGGAAAACACGAGTAAGCAGTCCAGCCCAAGAATGCTAGAAAGCATTGTTCAAGTATGAGGCGCCTCCCATTGAGGAGGTAACAGGTTAGCGGGGCAGTGGGACAGGTCCACAGTAACCACAGTCAGGATCTTCGTTCTAAGGGAGATGCAAGCAAGATGGcatatggaaagaaggaaagaggggatccctgggtggctcagtggtttagtgcctgccttcggcctggggcgtgatcctggagtcccgggatcgagtcccacatcgggctgcctgcatggggcctacttctccttctgcctgtgtctctgcctctctctctcagtctgtgtttctcatgaatagataaataaaacctttaaaaaaaaaaaaaaaaaggaaaggaaggaaagaaaaggaaagaaaagaaaattcaggaaaacttCCAAGGAGCAGCAGCATTTGAACTGGATCCAAGCCGGGGTGGACTCTAGAAGAAACGAAGAGAAGACAGATAAGCAGAACAAAGAGCACAGACCAGCATATACACGGGCAAAACCAGTGCATGAGGAGGGTGTCCGTGAGGCTTCTGGTCCACCACGCTACAGGGGAGttgaagaaaagaagaggctGAAAAGCGATGCTCCCAGATTTCAAACATCCCGGCCACACGCTTCTCAGATGTGGGGGCTGAGACAAGTCCCTTCGCTGCTGCCCTGAGCCTGTGTCATCCCCTGTGAAACAGGGACAGTAACAACACCGACCCTGTCCCTGGGGAGGTGCCTGAACTCAGGGCGAGCTGAATGAAAAGCACACGGTCACAGGCCATCCGAGGCACGCTGCATCACACCTGGCAgtggggagcaggaaggggggGGCTTGAATGCACAGAAGTAGCAGGGGTCAGAGCAGCAAAAGCAGCTGCTTtggttttaagtttttgtttttttaagattttatttatttattcatgagagacacagagagagaggcagagacacagagggagaagcaggctccatgcagaaagcccgatgcgggactcgatcccgggtctccaggatcacaccctgggctgaaggcggcgctaaaccgctgagccacccggcctgcccatttacaaggtttttttgtttttttttttttttttttgagcacaggtgacacacagtgttacattagtttaaggtgtacaacacagtgattcaccTTCTTGACAGTGTGCTCaccagtgtagctaccatctgtcaccacacaactcTGTTACAGTATCATcaactacattccctatgctgtgccttccaacaccccccgccccccacagtgACATACTTCCTGTGTAACTGGAAGCCTAGACCTCCCACTCACCTTCACACACTTCACCCGTCTCCCCACACCTCACCCATCTCTCCAACTCC contains:
- the CDCA7L gene encoding cell division cycle-associated 7-like protein isoform X3, with amino-acid sequence MELASRSQIPKEVADIFNAPSDDEEFVGFRDDVPMETLSSEESCDSFDSLESGKQQDVRFRSKYFTEELRRIFIEDTDSEMEEFEGFTQNELNGNSNPEVMLVESDLSDAGKESLVSEEEEEDEGEKATPRRRRPRRSSIGLRVAFQFPTKKLTKKSDDSSSEPLFSSTRLQDNKKAILGRKRSCRKGKEREDSVSESEDDSRDEAQEGSDALLKRTMNIKENKAMLAQLLAELNSMPDFFPVRTPNSASKKRTARRAFSEGQITRRTNPTRSARPPEKFALENFTVSAAKFAEEFYSFRRRKTISGGKCQGHRRRHQISSFRPVEDITEEDLENVAITVRDKIYDKVLGNTCHQCRQKTIDTKTVCRNQGCGGVRGQFCGPCLRNRYGEDVRSALLDPDWMCPPCRGICNCSYCRKRDGRCATGILIHLAKFYGYNNVKEYLESLQKQLVEDN
- the CDCA7L gene encoding cell division cycle-associated 7-like protein isoform X2, with the translated sequence MFVDRESKGGDTWGLQIPKEVADIFNAPSDDEEFVGFRDDVPMETLSSEESCDSFDSLESGKQQDVRFRSKYFTEELRRIFIEDTDSEMEEFEGFTQNELNGNSNPEVMLVESDLSDAGKESLVSEEEEEDEGEKATPRRRRPRRSSIGLRVAFQFPTKKLTKKSDDSSSEPLFSSTRLQDNKKAILGRKRSCRKGKEREDSVSESEDDSRDEAQEGSDALLKRTMNIKENKAMLAQLLAELNSMPDFFPVRTPNSASKRTARRAFSEGQITRRTNPTRSARPPEKFALENFTVSAAKFAEEFYSFRRRKTISGGKCQGHRRRHQISSFRPVEDITEEDLENVAITVRDKIYDKVLGNTCHQCRQKTIDTKTVCRNQGCGGVRGQFCGPCLRNRYGEDVRSALLDPDWMCPPCRGICNCSYCRKRDGRCATGILIHLAKFYGYNNVKEYLESLQKQLVEDN
- the CDCA7L gene encoding cell division cycle-associated 7-like protein isoform X4 gives rise to the protein METLSSEESCDSFDSLESGKQQDVRFRSKYFTEELRRIFIEDTDSEMEEFEGFTQNELNGNSNPEVMLVESDLSDAGKESLVSEEEEEDEGEKATPRRRRPRRSSIGLRVAFQFPTKKLTKKSDDSSSEPLFSSTRLQDNKKAILGRKRSCRKGKEREDSVSESEDDSRDEAQEGSDALLKRTMNIKENKAMLAQLLAELNSMPDFFPVRTPNSASKKRTARRAFSEGQITRRTNPTRSARPPEKFALENFTVSAAKFAEEFYSFRRRKTISGGKCQGHRRRHQISSFRPVEDITEEDLENVAITVRDKIYDKVLGNTCHQCRQKTIDTKTVCRNQGCGGVRGQFCGPCLRNRYGEDVRSALLDPDWMCPPCRGICNCSYCRKRDGRCATGILIHLAKFYGYNNVKEYLESLQKQLVEDN
- the CDCA7L gene encoding cell division cycle-associated 7-like protein isoform X1, which encodes MFVDRESKGGDTWGLQIPKEVADIFNAPSDDEEFVGFRDDVPMETLSSEESCDSFDSLESGKQQDVRFRSKYFTEELRRIFIEDTDSEMEEFEGFTQNELNGNSNPEVMLVESDLSDAGKESLVSEEEEEDEGEKATPRRRRPRRSSIGLRVAFQFPTKKLTKKSDDSSSEPLFSSTRLQDNKKAILGRKRSCRKGKEREDSVSESEDDSRDEAQEGSDALLKRTMNIKENKAMLAQLLAELNSMPDFFPVRTPNSASKKRTARRAFSEGQITRRTNPTRSARPPEKFALENFTVSAAKFAEEFYSFRRRKTISGGKCQGHRRRHQISSFRPVEDITEEDLENVAITVRDKIYDKVLGNTCHQCRQKTIDTKTVCRNQGCGGVRGQFCGPCLRNRYGEDVRSALLDPDWMCPPCRGICNCSYCRKRDGRCATGILIHLAKFYGYNNVKEYLESLQKQLVEDN
- the CDCA7L gene encoding cell division cycle-associated 7-like protein isoform X6 — protein: MELASRSQIPKEVADIFNAPSDDEEFVGFRDDVPMETLSSEESCDSFDSLESGKQLVESDLSDAGKESLVSEEEEEDEGEKATPRRRRPRRSSIGLRVAFQFPTKKLTKKSDDSSSEPLFSSTRLQDNKKAILGRKRSCRKGKEREDSVSESEDDSRDEAQEGSDALLKRTMNIKENKAMLAQLLAELNSMPDFFPVRTPNSASKKRTARRAFSEGQITRRTNPTRSARPPEKFALENFTVSAAKFAEEFYSFRRRKTISGGKCQGHRRRHQISSFRPVEDITEEDLENVAITVRDKIYDKVLGNTCHQCRQKTIDTKTVCRNQGCGGVRGQFCGPCLRNRYGEDVRSALLDPDWMCPPCRGICNCSYCRKRDGRCATGILIHLAKFYGYNNVKEYLESLQKQLVEDN